One Amblyomma americanum isolate KBUSLIRL-KWMA chromosome 8, ASM5285725v1, whole genome shotgun sequence DNA window includes the following coding sequences:
- the LOC144101913 gene encoding monocarboxylate transporter 12-like, protein MSVDTEPKSQVPSGRQLLDQQCSVPSSSSSSSDGCSRRAVPPDGGWGWVVVFASFMINLIADGVSMSFGILFVDLIDYFEQSKGKTAWVGSLYLSMPLLTGPIASSLTDRYGCRRVCIVGSLLAAGGFVASYVSTSLEFLFLTFSVSGFGLALCYVTSIVSVAYYFEKRRSLATGLAVCGTGIGTFVFAPLTIRLLETFAWQGTLLILAGFFLNMVISGALMRDLDLFGDDDEDDDANGHERKSLPPAGGSDQRLCSSLIQLPTYITDQRGAPLDVLSENYNKEGGHLNTLLEQYPNIWSTIDPCSTIKSVPPNFVHPPSTAPAPATGGRDGGTWGERRLQQRADSACLRNMRLQRGSLTYRGAMLNIRRYRLRASSCPDIYRNSMLTISGEDKACQWLSDLKEVLLDSMDVRLFLNGRYTLLCVSNFLLNACVDNPYMYLPDSAIQLGVDKDRASFLISFIGILNTLGVVIVGYLGDKSWLEPSLLYSLLTAVSGAAIAVLPLVSGYPALALLSSLYGFAISANYTLVPVILVNLISLDNFTGAYGLLLLIQGVAGLMGPPIAGWLCDTTGAYDATFYFSGLSILASGVLMLPVASSWHCRNPAAFNRDADSTSSSSAADRRDVKTVLLPQQNGTAPSSAVAKLDDEGAPPHETVALVSNGVCV, encoded by the exons ATGTCAGTGGACACAGAACCCAAGTCCCAGGTGCCTTCTGGCAGGCAGCTCTTAGACCAGCAGTGCTCGGTGCCATCTTCGTCATCGTCTTCGAGCGATGGCTGTAGCCGCCGAGCTGTGCCGCCTGACGGTGGCTGGGGCTGGGTCGTTGTGTTTGCCTCCTTCATGATCAACCTGATTGCCGATGGCGTATCAATGTCATTTGGCATCCTCTTCGTCGACCTCATTGACTACTTTGAACAGAGCAAGGGCAAGACGGCATGGGTCGGCTCTCTCTACCTGAGCATGCCCCTGCTGACGGGTCCCATTGCCTCATCGCTGACTGACCGCTACGGCTGCCGGCGCGTGTGTATTGTGGGCTCGCTCCTGGCGGCTGGCGGGTTTGTGGCTTCCTACGTCAGCACTTCGCTGGAGTTCCTCTTTCTCACATTCAGCGTGTCTGGCTTTGGCCTGGCCCTGTGCTACGTGACGTCCATCGTGAGTGTTGCCTACTACTTTGAGAAGCGGCGGTCGCTGGCCACGGGCCTTGCCGTCTGTGGTACGGGCATCGGTACATTTGTCTTTGCGCCCCTTACCATCCGGCTGCTCGAGACGTTCGCCTGGCAGGGCACACTGCTTATCTTGGCAGGCTTCTTTCTCAACATGGTCATCTCTGGTGCCCTCATGCGGGACCTGGACCTCTTCGGCGATGACGATGAAGACGATGATGCTAATGGGCATGAGAGGAAGTCTCTGCCACCTGCAGGTGGAAGCGACCAGAGACTGTGTAGCTCGCTAATCCAACTCCCAACCTACATAACGGACCAGCGCGGGGCTCCCCTGGACGTGCTGTCCGAGAACTACAACAAGGAGGGTGGCCACCTCAACACTCTCCTGGAGCAATACCCCAACATCTGGAGCACCATCGACCCATGTTCAACGATCAAGAGCGTGCCGCCCAACTTTGTGCATCCGCCGTCAACAGCCCCTGCGCCGGCTACAGGCGGGCGCGATGGAGGCACATGGGGCGAGCGCCGTCTGCAGCAGAGGGCTGACTCGGCGTGCTTGCGCAACATGCGGCTCCAACGGGGCAGCCTCACTTACCGCGGTGCCATGCTCAACATCCGTCGCTACCGGCTGCGGGCGTCGAGCTGCCCCGACATCTACCGCAACAGCATGCTGACGATCAGCGGAGAGGACAAG GCTTGCCAGTGGCTGAGTGACCTGAAGGAGGTGTTGCTGGACTCCATGGATGTGCGGCTTTTCCTCAACGGCCGCTACACGCTGCTCTGTGTCTCCAACTTTCTGctaaatgcgtgcgtcgacaacCCATACATGTACCTGCCCGACAGTGCCATCCAGCTGGGTGTTGACAAAGACCGCGCCTCTTTCCTTATTTCCTTCATCGGCATCCTCAACACGCTCGGTGTG GTGATTGTGGGCTACCTGGGCGACAAGTCATGGCTGGAGCCCTCGCTGCTGTACAGCCTGCTGACAGCCGTGAGCGGGGCGGCCATTGCCGTGCTGCCCCTGGTGAGCGGCTACCCGGCACTGGCCTTGCTAAGCTCTCTGTATGGCTTTGCCATCTCAGCCAACTATACCCTGGTGCCCGTCATCCTGGTGAACCTCATCTCACTGGACAACTTCACGGGGGCCTACGGCCTGCTTCTCCTCATCCAGGGGGTCGCAGGCCTCATGGGACCCCCCATCGCAG GCTGGCTGTGCGACACGACAGGTGCATATGACGCCACCTTCTACTTCAGCGGCCTCTCCATCCTGGCCTCGGGCGTGCTCATGCTGCCTGTGGCCAGCAGCTGGCATTGTCGCAACCCGGCTGCCTTCAACCGTGACGCCGACAGCACGTCGTCCTCTTCCGCTGCCGACCGTCGCGACGTCAAGACTGTCCTGCTGCCGCAGCAGAATGGCACCGCCCCCTCCTCCGCTGTTGCCAAGCTTGACGATGAGGGTGCCCCGCCACATGAGACCGTTGCCCTGGTGAGCAATGGCGTTTGCGTCTGA